Part of the Acomys russatus chromosome 19, mAcoRus1.1, whole genome shotgun sequence genome, AGAGCCTTAGATCCCAGACAACATCATCTTGTTCCACAGTTTGCCTCCGACCCAAGATGTGACACGGTTTACCGTAAATACCTTTATGTTTTGGCAACTCGGGAGCAGCCAGCAGTGGTGGGCACCACCGACAGCCGGGCCTGTGACTGTGTGGAGGTCTACCTGCAGTCCAGTGGGCAGCGGGTCTTCAAGATGACGTTCCACCACTCCATGAGCTTCAAGCAGATCGTGTTGGTTGGCCAGGAGACACAGCGGGCCCTACTGCTCCTCACAGGTGTGACCTGCGACCTAAAAACCAGTACTTTGCAAATGTCTAGGAGATTCTTCAGAGCctactggtggggggggggggggagaaggaagagaggggtcTGTCAGAGAGGGTTCTACCTGCTGCCTGCTCCAGCTCTCAATCCCCAAAAGTTCTAGAATTCTGCATAGAATTTGAGAACAAGGTCCTTCTCAGGCTGGGGACTATAGATCAATCTATGCAAAGCACCCAGTTCAACTCCCTGCACCAAatcaactgggtgtggtggtgcatgccggAACCCCCAGGACTGAGGAGGTACAGCCAGGAGAATCTTGCGTTCAAGATTATTCTTAGTTACATAGacagtttgaggccaatctacataagaccttgtttcagaaacaaaGGAGGAATGCTGTGTAGCTGGCACAGTGGGGAAAAAGACTTGCCGCCACAAGCACACAGATACGTATGAGCTTGGATTTCCAGGACCACCAACataaaggccaggcatggcggtacaagtctgtaatcctagcgctgTTATGGTGAGACTCGAGgcggagacagaaggatccccaGGAGCCCTCAGGCCATCTAGTTGTAGTGATGCTGGTGAGACTGTAGCTCCCACAAGGTGGATGGTTAAGGACCAACACCCAAGGCCGTCCTCTgacttgcacacatgcactgtggcacgtGTGCCCACACGACGATGCTTTTCTAAAGTAGTTTGGAAATCACTGCTGTAGTGAATATCTGATTTTAAAATCTAACCCCCTCCTAACCGCCACGAGGGGTACTTTACTTTATACCCCAAACTGccctcctccccactttcccagTGTCCTCTAGAGTTGACCGCACCCTCAAGACTGAGACCCCGTGCACTTCAAATGCCAGGCAGGGACCTAAATGCCCAGGCTTCGTTCTTCCCAACACTCAAATTAAGAGTCTGCAACATCTAATCACTAGGTTTGCCCTCCGCTACCCTCTCATGCTGAGGCACCTCCCTGTTTTATTTTCAGGGTGAGGTCTGGGGGCTGGAAGccactctttctcttttctcttttactttcccttcttttcttccttccttccttttttctttccttctttttgttgttgttgagacagagtctcactatgtagttcagtcTTAcctagcctagaacttactatgtagaccacagtgcccttgaactcacagaggcaccatactgcgagtgtgtgtgtgtgtgtgtgtgtgtgtgtgcacgcatgtgcatgcacatgtcgcagcacacatgcagaggtcagagaacaattttctgAGGTCATTTTCTCTTCCCACCACAAGTCTCAACAGTTGAACTCTGGCTGTCAGGCTTgcacaacgtgtgtgtgtgtgtgtgtgtgtgtgtgtgtgtgtgtgtgtgttaacttaCATAGCCATCTCATCGGCCCTCTCCCCGTTTCCTTGCAGCTCTACACTAGGGCAAGCAATGTTTCTATTGAGTGTCTCATGGGACTTTTGTCTGTCTACTGAGGAGCCCCGTCCTCTGTGTAATTCTATGCCTCCCTTCATTACCCCCAGAGGAGGGAAAGATCTACTCTCTGGTAGTGAACGAGACCCAGCTGGACCAGCCACGCTCTTACACAGTACAGCTGGCCCTCAGGAAGGTGTCTCGATGCCTGCCTCACCTGCGTGTGACCTGCATGGCTTCCAACCAGAGCAGCACCCTCTATGTCACGGGTAAGAAGCCCCTCCCAGGGTTAGGGACATGGCTCCAAGGGTAAAAGTACCAGGGATAAGCTCGaggccccagaacccacacagagcTAGATTTAATAGCACATGTGTGTAATCCCAAAgcagagacgggggggggggtccctgtAAACTTGTGGGCCAGCCAGTTTGGCATTAAAGCCACAAGAGGCCCtacctcaaacaaggtggaaagaaGGCCCATAATAACACATGATGTTGTCCTCTAACTATGTTATGGATGCTATGGCACATATATGCCAATACCTAttacatatctcacacacacacacacacacacacacacacacacacacacacactggagagagacagagaactacGTCCCTCTTTCTTAAGACTCTAATGTAAATCTCGGGCAGATCCTGCCACTCAGTGACATCCCTTAGAGCACCCTGGTGACTGTGTCTAGGCTCCCAGGTACTGGGGGCTGATGTGTTGACTCTGAGACTTCCTGCAATCCTTCAGCTTTTGCCATCACAGGGAGGGCTTTATCCCTAGGAATTGGGTACCCAAAGCTGCTGAGCTGAGGGCTCCCGACCCCCCAGACCAGGGGGGAGTGTATTTTGAGGTGCATACCCCTGGGGTGTATCGTGACCTCTTTGGGACCCTTCAAGCTTTTGACCCTCTGGACCACCAGATGCCACTTGCTCTCTCCCTGCCTGCCAAGGTAGGATGCTGGTGTGGAGGGTGGATGGCGGGGCAGTGGAGGGTGGTGTAGAGCACAAGGTCTGGCTGGGACAGGGGACTCGGGGAGAGGAGCCCAGCTGGGATCAGTTGGGGGTGGGCAATTCTGGAGATGAGTTTCCTGGGGATGGATTGCTCACTTGCTCTTGCTGTTGTCACCCGTCTAGGTCCTGTTCTGTGCTCTTGGCTACAATCATCTTGGCCTGGTGGATGAATTTGGCCGGATTTTCATGCAGGGAAATAACAGATATGGGCAACTGGGCACTGGAGACAAAATGGACCGAGGGGAACCCACACAGGTGAGATTGTTTCCTGGCAGCTGTCATCCAGTCTCCTAGCCCTGCACCTAGCTACGGTTCCATATTTCCCAGAAAccactttcttctcctcctcctctcctgggcaAAGCGAAGCCCATCATGTGTAACACCCATGGTGCTGTTGCTGCAGGGCTGCCCTGGGCTGGTACCAGAAGGTGTGTTCTGTGCAGTGGTGCACGCTATGTGAGCAGAAGGGTTGAAGGAAGGTGCGGGCTGGGGGACCTGGCTGGGCTGAGGTACCAGAGGAGGTGAGCTGCAACTTGAGAAGACGGCCCCGGAAGTAAAGTGGCTGTGTGATCCCAAAGATCTGAGGGCAGATCCCGGGCcccgtgttaaaaaaaaaaaaaaaaaaaatcctgggagCACCTgttgatcttttgttttgttttttgagacagggtttctctgtatagccttgactgtcctggacttgctttgtagaccaggctggcctcaaactcacagtgatccacctgcctctgcctctgcctctgcctctgcctctgcctctgcctctgcctctgcctctgcctcccgtgtgctgggacaCCTGTTGTTCTTAGCACAAGCTCAGTCATTAATTTTACTAatggagactcaggagccagatgctggggtgaagcctgttagctcagagaggcagagaaagcacccagctgaccttcctcaaAAGGAAAACTGCCTCTTTCCCCAGGCCGTCTCAGAAAACCTCCAAACTGaatgcccctccctcccctccctatGTGGCCTTTTAGGCCCTCTATgggtcctcctgacttcctcttactgtCTCTGGTCTTTTCTCCCTATGTtgacttcctgtcaactggttgcctgctctacctcttgacctagggttaatctttttttgtttgtttgtttgtttgtttgttttgttttttggttttttcgagacaaggtttctctgtgtagccttggccatcctggactcactttgtagaccaggctggcctcgaactcacagcgatcagcctgcctctgcctcccgagtgctgggattaaaggtatgcgccaccacgcccggccctaggGTTAATCTTTTTAAATCTGGCTTACAATATGCAAGCAGAAAGCtctaagattaaagatgtgtgctagggctgaccCAAACCAGAACTAgaaaagggtttttttcccccagtaaacaacacaaccttggggttcacagtgtgatcaaatatcctgcaaccaACACCTAAGACACCAgcactgggaggaagaggcagagtgatcaggggactcactggccagccagcctactcAGTGAGCATTAggttcaatgagaaaccctgcctcaaaaaatgcaGTGAAGGCCAAGTGAGGAACACACTCAGCATGCATGAATACATGTTCCCTGCACacataggtttttttgtttttttttttaaaggtgccTTTGAGAGGGTTCAGGTAGGGATAGGGAAAAGCGGTCCATGTAATGAGGACAGGGCAATGATGACACTTATGCATAAAACAGTAAAAAGGCTAGCCAGATGGACTGGATGCTTCCCAGTGGTAgtgcgcttgcctagcatgtacaagacccTAAACTGAAACcctagtaggaaaaaaaaagtgagtttgaggccagcttggtctacagagtctaggacagccaaggctacacagagaaaccctaactcaaaaaacccaacaacaacaacaacaaaacaagtacaacacacaaaaaacaacaggctggagagatggctcagaggttaagagcactgtctgttcttccaaaggtcctgagctcaattcccagcaaccacatggggctcacaatcatctataatgagttctagtgccctcttctggcatgtgagcagaatactgtatacataataaataaatacatctttagaacataaaaataaaatttaagtcacacgcctttaatcccacactcaggagacagaggcaggtggatcactgtgagtttgaggccagcctggtctacaaagtgagtctaggacagccaaggctacatagaaaaactctgtcttgaaaaataaacaagtaaacaaaaacaaacaaacaaacaaacaaacaaacaaaaatctccagagccggacatggtggtgcacttggaagacagaggcaggtggatctctgtgagttcgaggccagcctggtctacaaagtgagtccaggacagccagggctacataaacaaaccctgttttgaaaaaccaaaaaacaattaaaataataataattttaaaaattaaaaataaacccaaacaaactGGACTTGGTAGCACAAACCtctaatcttttgttttgttttgtttctcaagacagggtgtgtctgtgtagccctggctgtcctggaacgtgcACTATGGACTAGAGGCTGGCCcagaacccagagatccacctgcctctacctcctgagtgttgggattaaaggcgtgggctgcCGCCCTGCTTCACTGTTTGTAATCTTAGCAgtaggcagagggagagaaactgggagttcaaggtcatttagCTCCAGGGAATTCACAGCCACTCTCTGGGTCTCTAGGAAACGCAGTCTCAACTAGAGagtggtgggtggagagagaagggaggagaacaaAGGGTTGCTCAGGTGAGAGCAAGGAGGGTGCACTGGAAACTGCTGggtgtgaggcagggtcttagTGGGTACAAACATGGGCAGATCGATTTGAAAAGGAGACATGGCAGCTTTGCTGGTCCTGGAATAGATGGCAGCCATCCAGAGGTCACAGATACAGGTAGTTGGCTATAAGTCCACAGGAGGCCAAGAACACACATCACACCAGGATGCCCATGGGAGGGTTGGCAGCACTTGAGACAAGATTCTGGCTGGTGTGTGGTggcaagaagggaagagaagagccaTAGCAGTGGATGTTTTAGGAGCAAATGAGCAGATATGCAAAAAGGATGGCTGGctcaaagaaggggaaataaatagTTCAAATTTAGACCATTTGCAATGAGAGTAAAAAAACACTGACCTGGAAATGTCTATATGACAAGTGGGTTCCAAGCTGAAACAAGACCGGAGGACAGAGTGGCAGGTGTAGGCAGTATCCATCACTGTCACAGAGGAATGAGAAGAGATGTCCTCAAGTCAGGGACAGAGTTTGGCTGGTcgaatgcttacctagcatgcatgggaccctgagtttcatccctggCACCACCAAAACAGGCACAATGACgggtgcctataatcccagcgcatGGTATGTGGAGACAGACCATAGCAAATCGAAGAGCATCCTCAGCAtcatagtgagctctaggccagccaggctacatgtgacctgccttagttactgttctattgctgtgaagacacaccatgaccaaggcaactcttgtaaaaggaagcatttaattggcaacctgctcacagttttggaggcttagtccatgatcatcatggtgggaagcagacagacatggtgctagaacAGCGGCAGAGAACTTTACACCCTGAcccacaggcaggaaggaggcagaggagagaagggaagagatggggaaaggagagcgagagagaacaGGCCTGGCATGGACAAACCCCACCTTCAGCAACACACTTCCTCCGAGGCCACACCCCCTTCAACAaagccatgcctttaatccttctGAAACAGTGCCagtccctggtgaccaagcattcaaatatatgagcctgtgtggGTCCATTCTcctccaaaccaccacaggacCTATCCCAAAATCATCCCAGCTGGGGAGACGGTTCTCCAGGTAACTCTTTGCTACCAAGCCtaacgacctgagttcaatcctgggatccacatggtaagcagaagttgtcctctgacctttgtgtgtgtgctgtggcacacttGCATCATGcacaaatgtaatttttcaaAACAATAACCAAACAAAGACTTTATGAAATACCTCACATAGTATAATCACATCTTCTATTAAAGTACACGATGTTTAACCAGGCCTGAGGGTAGGGGAAAGTctagtcaaggccagcctgccacTGCACTGAGCTTAAAACCAGCCTGGCTATATATATCAagtctttgtctcaaaataaaaaagtaaaaaacggGTTGAGGAGGATACAGTAGAGTGTTTGTCCGGCATGTGTGATCCAGTACTGTTTACAAAACTGTAAGTACTTGTTTGGAAAGCAGTAAAGTTTATCCAGGACTAGAGGACACtacagtgtttgctgtgcaagcaggaggatctgaaTTTGACTCCCAGAAAacatgctcaaaaaaaaaaaaaaaaaaaaaaaaaaaaaggaaggaagaaaggagatagaaaagtcaggcacagtggtgaaTGACTGTGACCCTGTGATGGAGAGGCAGGGACTGCCTGGAGCTCTCAGAGAGACAAGGCGGACAGTGCCTCAAGAAGGACAGCTAAGGTTGCCCTCTAAACACTACACAGATGTGCTCGCCTGGGTACACACCACCAACACATACAAAGATGCTAGTATGGAGAAGTTAGTATGCGGTGGTGGGATTTCCACTTTGACTCTGGAGACAAactctcactatatagcctggGTTAGACTTGAACTCATTTAAATCCTCTTGCTtctccatgcctggcctttttgtttgtttgttttgtttgtttgtttttcgagacagggtttctctgtgtatccttggctgtcctggacttgctttgtagaccaggctggcctcgaactcacagtgatccgcctgcctctgcctcccgagtgctgggattaaaagtgtgtgccaccacgtccggcttgcCTGGCTTTTGAAGTTGTTACTTTCTAGTATTTCATAATTAgggatttatttttactgtgtgtatgcacatgcaagagtgcacatgtgtgtgcatacaaacatGTGTGCAGGTtgccagggaggccagaagagggcagccttcttcattttattttatattttattttttggctttttgaaacagggtttctctgtgtagtcctggctgtcctagactcactttgtagaccaggctggcttcaaacacacagcaatctgcctgcctctgcctcccaagtgctgggattaaaggcatatgctaccacacccggTAGAGGGCAGCCTTCTTAAGGAGGAACATAATTCCTAAGGAGCAAGagatgaaactttttaaaaaatagatttgtttattttatttattccatatgagtgttttatttgcagatgagggcatcagatctcattatagatggttgtgaaccgccatgtggttgctgggaattgaaccaggacctctggaagagcaggcaacactcttaaccactgagccatcgctccagtctGAGACAAAACTTtttaccagggctggagaggtggctcagaggttaagagaactgactcttcgtccagaggtcctgagttcaattcccagcaactgctggtggctcataaccatctacaatgtaatctaatgtcctcctctggtgtgcaggtgtacatgcaggcagagcactgtgtacataataataaataaatattaaagaaaaactttttacCAAGTGCCAGAACCCATGTAGTCAGATTCTGGGGGTCTTTGTGGGCACAGGAAGGAACAGATAGCTGCCAGCTTGCACAGCAGAGTTGACTTTCTGGGACAAGACCCTGTTTCCTTCCAACACCCAAGACGGCATTAAAGCCCCTGGctatgctgtctgtctgtctgtccgcaGGTTCATTATCTGCAACGCCCCATTGCCCTGTGGTGTGGCCTCAACCATTCCTTGGTGCTGAGTCAGACCTCGGATTTCTGCAAGGAACTGCTGGGGTGCGGCTGTGGGGCTGGAGGCCGACTTCCTGGCTGGCCTAAGGGGAGCGCCTCCTTTGTCAAGCTGCATATCAAGGTCAGAGCAGGGTCAGGCAAGCAGGCCTATAGGGAGGGTAGAGCACTAGAGCCAGGTGGCCCACAGGATTATAGCTAGGACTGAACTTACTGTCTCTCAGAGAGTTTTAGCAATGTATTTGGGAGGGGTTATGCCACagtgtgcctgtggagggcagagggcaacttgtgaAAGCcggttggttctcttcttccttgaGTTGTTCACCAAGCTTGGCCacacgctgagccatctcaacggACTCCTTTTTCAAGTagcctctcactgtgtagcccaggctggtcttaccTCTAGATTTCTAAGGCTttcctgtgtcaccatgcccagcttacagcTCGGACCCCTGCCAAGGCCCCATTGGTTCCTCGCCCTGGTGCCGTGAACTTTCCCTTTCTTGCCCCACACACTGCTCCCTGCCTCTCCTTAACTGACCCTGCTGGCTTTATCCAAGTTCACATGGTGCTGGGCCACAGCAAGCTGAGGCTCACTCGCTGGTTCAGGGCCTGCCTTAGAGGGCTCAACATAGCATCAGGCTCAGGCGGCTTCCAGGAAGCCCCTGGCAGCAGAAAGCCTCTCTCAGCCCCACCCTTTCTCTCCTCTAAGGTCCCCTTGTGTGCCTGCTCCCTCTGCTCCACCAGAGAGTGTCTCTATATGCTGTCCAGCCATGACATCGAACAAGGCCCTGCCTATCGAGACCTGCCAGCCAGCAGGGTTGGGGGAAGCCCTGAACCTAGCCAGGGGGCTGGAGCCCCCCAAGACCCTGGGGGAACAGCCCAGGCCTGTGAGGAGTACCTCAGCCAGATCCACAGTTGCCTCACATTGCAGGACCGGatggagaagatgaaagagattgTGGGCTGGATGCCCTTGATGGCAGCCCAGAAAGATTTCTTCTGGGAAGCACTGGACATGCTGCAGAGGGCAGCTGGAGGGAGTGGCCCAGGCACCTCAACCTCTGAGAGCTGATCCCCTCCTGAATGAAGTCAGGCCCTGGGCGAGGGCTGAGGAGAGATGGAGTGGCAAAGAACACTGTGTAtactggggtggggagtggggggcgggggtttgTGTGAAGTAGTGCTGGACAtgccaggggaggggagggaactcTTTTATAATGTTTGGGGGGCTGCCCAGGAGGGGCCCCTAATCTGACTATCATGGACAAGAAATTTGATGGACAATAGAATAAAAGGCTAAAGCAAGGCCTGTTTCAAAACCCTGGGGCCTTATGGGGGACAAGGGGCAAGGTATGTGGGGGGGGGCTGGCTAgtgaggaaggaaaaacagaaagagcccAAGTTGTTGGGTCACTGAGAAGTGCCAACACCCTGGCTCACCTTGCCTTCTCAGTCCAGAGGCCTCACTTCAGTCTGTCTGATGTGGCCGTCTGGCCTGGTCTTGTGGAATAACTCCATGGACAAACCGTATTTTCCCAGTCTGGAGCCTTGGCTGGGTCTGGAACCTTAACTCGAGTCTGTTCATTCTGTTTGTGACAGAGCCTCACTGTGTGGCCTGGGCTGAC contains:
- the Fbxo24 gene encoding F-box only protein 24; amino-acid sequence: MVRRSRRQKLQTLTRLCRQEEGLRVKRSCPCGLEAGSEKKERGNPISVQLFPPELVEHIISFLPVKDVVALGQTCHYFHEVCDAEGVWRRICRRLSPRMRDQGSGARHWKRAAILNYTKGLYFQAFGGRRRCLSKSVAPMLAHGYRRFLPTKDHVFILDYVGTLFFLKNALVSSTLGQIQWKRACRYVVLCRGAKDFASDPRCDTVYRKYLYVLATREQPAVVGTTDSRACDCVEVYLQSSGQRVFKMTFHHSMSFKQIVLVGQETQRALLLLTEEGKIYSLVVNETQLDQPRSYTVQLALRKVSRCLPHLRVTCMASNQSSTLYVTDQGGVYFEVHTPGVYRDLFGTLQAFDPLDHQMPLALSLPAKVLFCALGYNHLGLVDEFGRIFMQGNNRYGQLGTGDKMDRGEPTQVHYLQRPIALWCGLNHSLVLSQTSDFCKELLGCGCGAGGRLPGWPKGSASFVKLHIKVPLCACSLCSTRECLYMLSSHDIEQGPAYRDLPASRVGGSPEPSQGAGAPQDPGGTAQACEEYLSQIHSCLTLQDRMEKMKEIVGWMPLMAAQKDFFWEALDMLQRAAGGSGPGTSTSES